A window of Citrus sinensis cultivar Valencia sweet orange chromosome 7, DVS_A1.0, whole genome shotgun sequence contains these coding sequences:
- the LOC102607484 gene encoding putative disease resistance RPP13-like protein 2, whose product MAVETTVLPVIVKLREVEKEIIDPALASQVRDSIKELKSLEGQEGNGLSPEFLRAVYLAEDTIDTFLKEIRKEFYRQQNHLVKAGIDLRSAYIKSRFSDKMKKLVGVIKEESSAMLVDAAALTSGKSRKKPELQGTRSSTKLPVENAAFNNASEAANSNKKTGMLDFILNDEVKGLAELILSDYPSPLHIPVVDVAGSAETPELWKIYSCDDIKNHFQCRAWFLVPPRLDKRELAINILNQFAPTDVELEEKSLESPQTVVHNYLIHKRYLVILTDVRTPDIWEIIKFLFPNSLSGSRVILSFREADAAMHRNLNFFGGDLNLSFKEMKARSPLNEAVVVGNDDDVNTIRPHISVAEILGPEAEMVGLEDQLLRLAQLTMSSSSKYFLISVVGVAGCGKTTLVETIYNSSYIRQNFEYHAWANVYVSHDFDLRKVFIDILEQVTRVKIAEELALNELESRLIRLFQSKRYLIVLDDVHLPGAWYELQRIFSPNTSSSGSRVILLTREAFVARAFSPSIILLQLRPLNVDESWELFLKKVGREKRASELLNLKEKIWKKCGGLPLAICVLGGLLSTNRQIQNSDWEKVIEGFTPGGKKKEKQIQHVEQVASDKDQSGSRDELPPSDNLDASSIWGLGYKYLSAHLKACLHYLCLFPKSHEIPVRRLLQLWLAERFVTPSEGEEMTPEDRARKDFEQLEQRNMIEVVKRRSDGRPKTCRVPSTLYDTFQNAEKMGFYHHHKAKSDSTSSLPELCIRRLSEHLYNQNDSVPPDEYIECLHSYLSFDKRMGDKPADEVGNLLNKMINRRGYRLLRVLDLEGVYKPVLPETVGKLQLLRYFGLRWTFLDSIPESVGDLPCLETLDLKHTNITSLPKSIWKVKTLRHLYMNDIYLQMSVQKPFVKYSLTNLQTLWSLLIGNKSPPLNWLESLRGLKKLGLTCHIASLGQIAKWIQDLISLESLRLRSLNDFGEPSDLVIGPLNNHRALNELYLLGKLPEPLKLDKLPPNLRILTLSLSYLSEDPMPVLGQLKELNILRLFAHSFMGEEMTCGDGGFPKLRVLKLWVLKELREWTIGKEAMPELRELEIRCCKKMKKPIELEKLSTLKELTLTDMKKSFEYEVRGSMAKTVKIVINPPQGKNRHWGETESSARHHKLLLESN is encoded by the exons ATGGCCGTCGAAACCACCGTTTTGCCGGTGATAGTGAAACTAAGAGAGGTGGAAAAGGAAATAATAGATCCGGCTCTGGCTTCCCAAGTCAGAGATTCCATCAAAGAGCTGAAATCCTTGGAAGGTCAAGAAGGTAATGGCCTTAGTCCTGAGTTTCTGCGAGCTGTTTACCTTGCAGAGGACACCATAGACACATTCCTCAAGGAAATCAGAAAAGAATTTTACCGACAACAGAATCATTTGGTTAAAGCTGGTATCGATTTGAGGTCTGCCTACATCAAAAGTCGTTTCAGCgataagatgaagaaattagTAGGTGTTATCAAAGAAGAGTCAAGTGCGATGCTTGTAGATGCGGCAGCGCTGACGAGCGGCAAGTCAAGAAAGAAACCTGAATTGCAGGGCACCAGGTCAAGTACGAAGCTCCCCGTCGAAAATGCAGCATTCAATAACGCTTCTGAGGCAGCTAATTCTAATAAGAAAACTGGTATGctggattttattttgaatgatGAAGTAAAGGGTTTGGCAGAACTAATCCTCTCTGATTACCCTTCACCTCTCCACATTCCGGTGGTGGATGTGGCTGGATCTGCTGAGACACCTGAGTTGTGGAAGATCTACAGCTGTGACGATATCAAGAATCATTTTCAATGCCGTGCTTGGTTTCTTGTTCCTCCAAGGCTTGATAAAAGAGAACTTGCCATCAACATATTAAACCAATTTGCTCCGACTGATGTGGAACTGGAAGAGAAGTCGCTCGAGTCACCGCAAACAGTGGTTCATAATTACTTGATTCATAAGAGATACTTAGTGATATTAACTGATGTCCGGACACCTGATATTTGGGAGATTATCAAGTTCCTTTTCCCCAACTCGCTGAGTGGTAGCCGGGTGATTTTAAGTTTTCGTGAAGCTGATGCAGCAATGCATCGAAATCTGAACTTCTTTGGAGGAGATTTGAATCTCAGCTTCAAAGAAATGAAAGCACGATCTCCTTTAAACGAAGCTGTTGTTGTCGGGAATGACGATGATGTTAATACCATTCGGCCACATATTTCAGTTGCAGAGATTTTGGGACCGGAAGCAGAGATGGTCGGTCTTGAGGATCAGTTGTTGAGGTTAGCTCAACTGACTATGAGTAGCAGCAGTAAGTATTTCCTTATCTCGGTGGTGGGTGTGGCCGGCTGTGGCAAGACCACTCTGGTGGAAACAATTTACAACAGTTCATATATAAGGCAGAATTTTGAGTACCATGCTTGGGCTAATGTTTACGTTTCtcatgattttgatttgagaAAAGTCTTCATTGACATACTGGAACAGGTCACACGGGTGAAGATTGCAGAAGAATTGGCGCTCAATGAATTGGAAAGTAGGCTTATACGGCTTTTTCAATCTAAGAGGTACCTGATAGTGTTGGATGATGTCCATTTACCTGGTGCTTGGTATGAACTCCAAAGGATCTTCTCGCCCAACACATCATCAAGTGGCAGCAGAGTGATCCTACTTACCAGAGAAGCTTTTGTTGCTCGCGCTTTCAGTCCGTCAATCATTCTTCTCCAGCTTCGTCCACTGAATGTAGATGAGAGTTGGGAATTGTTCCTAAAGAAGGTGGGGAGAGAGAAACGTGCTTCAGAATTATTGAACCTCAAGGAAAAGATCTGGAAAAAATGCGGCGGTCTACCTCTTGCAATATGTGTGCTGGGAGGTTTGTTATCTACTAACAGGCAGATTCAAAATTCTGATTGGGAAAAGGTGATTGAGGGGTTCACGCCTGggggaaagaaaaaggaaaagcagATTCAACATGTTGAACAGGTGGCATCAGATAAAGATCAATCTGGTTCTCGGGATGAATTGCCTCCCTCAGATAACTTGGATGCTTCATCTATCTGGGGTCTGGGATATAAGTATCTATCAGCGCATCTAAAGGCATGTCTTCATTATCTCTGTCTCTTTCCCAAATCACATGAGATCCCTGTAAGGAGGTTGCTTCAGTTATGGCTTGCTGAGCGATTTGTGACCCCAAGCGAAGGGGAAGAAATGACTCCTGAAGATCGGGCAAGGAAAGATTTTGAACAACTGGAGCAAAGGAACATGATCGAAGTAGTAAAACGAAGGTCAGATGGAAGGCCTAAAACATGCCGTGTGCCAAGTACTCTCTATGACACTTTTCAGAATGCCGAGAAAATGGGATTTTACCACCATCACAAAGCAAAATCAGATTCTACCTCCAGTTTACCAGAGTTATGCATCCGCAGGCTTTCAGAGCATTTATACAACCAGAATGACAGTGTTCCTCCAGATGAATACATCGAATGTCTGCATTCTTATTTATCTTTCGACAAGAGAATGGGAGATAAACCTGCAGATGAAGTAGGTAATTTGCTTAACAAGATGATCAATAGAAGAGGCTACAGATTGCTCAGAGTGCTTGATCTTGAAGGTGTTTACAAACCAGTGCTACCAGAAACAGTAGGAAAGCTGCAGCTTCTGAGGTATTTTGGTCTGAGGTGGACTTTTCTTGATTCAATTCCAGAGTCAGTAGGTGATCTTCCCTGCCTAGAGACTTTAGATTTGAAGCACACTAATATAACCTCATTGCCTAAGTCAATCTGGAAGGTAAAGACACTTAGGCATCTCtatatgaatgatatttatttgcAAATGTCAGTTCAGAAGCCATTTGTCAAATATTCTTTAACCAACCTTCAGACATTGTGGTCCTTATTAATCGGCAACAAGAGCCCTCCATTGAATTGGTTGGAAAGCTTGAGGGGTCTTAAGAAATTGGGTCTGACCTGCCATATTGCATCGCTTGGGCAGATAGCTAAGTGGATTCAAGACCTGATAAGTCTTGAGTCTTTAAGGTTGAGATCACTAAATGATTTTGGTGAACCCTCGGACCTTGTTATTGGACCCCTGAATAATCACAGGGCACTGAATGAGTTGTATTTGCTTGGAAAGTTACCAGAACCACTTAAACTAGACAAGCTTCCACCAAATCTCAGAATCCTTACTTTGTCATTGTCATACCTATCGGAAGACCCAATGCCAGTGCTAGGACAGCTAAAAGAACTGAACATTCTCAGGCTTTTTGCTCATTCTTTCATGGGGGAAGAAATGACTTGTGGCGATGGTGGATTTCCAAAACTCCGTGTATTGAAGTTATGGGTGCTGAAGGAGTTGCGAGAGTGGACTATTGGTAAAGAAGCCATGCCTGAACTAAGAGAATTAGAGATTAGATGTTgcaaaaaaatgaagaagccTATTGAACTTGAAAAGTTGAGTACCTTGAAGGAACTAACCCTAACCGATATGAAAAAAAGTTTCGAATATGAAGTTAGAGGAAGCATGGCCAAGACTGTCAAAATTGTAATCAATCCTCCACAG GGTAAAAACAGGCATTGGGGTGAAACGGAATCCAGTGCAAGGCATCACAAGTTGCTTCTTGAGAGTAACTGA
- the LOC102607771 gene encoding uncharacterized protein LOC102607771 yields MMLTAAVGSLILARKRMMMEVIPQRLKDLWKEWELRALVFLSLASQISLILMGNRRKCNPKIMIKVPVWCAYLLADAVATMALGVLLNNLGEIYEKKGSVDDANNEVTAFWAPFFLLHLGGPDTITAYSVEDNELYLRHAFQLGVQTVTTLYIFLTAWNGSRLSFLTIPMIVIGFIKYGERTCTLWLASRDQLRDSMLTDPDPGPNYPKFMNEYCLKDAEGFYVEPKEVKDKVEITIPHREEDSTSDASNLIIAHRLFQTFKRLFADLILSFQDRDISQSLFQEMSQEDAFNVIAIELGLMYDMLYTKASVIYTPCGHVRRLITIMLTCIVLGIFSFTDKQHYSKVNISITYLLLGVAIFLELYAAYALLLSDQSNVWFIQQKKSKYLKAINCMESVVKPPRWSSSMGQYSLTHVCLKEKPCYKILRCGFISELWEKHRYKNYKELPRYLQKSIFKYVKKRCDQLKENIGSNVSLRDLCTKRGSIALVKYNKHLSLDWSIKDVEFDQSIVIWHIATELCYYSRSWGNISGDINRKMGKLLSRYMMFLLLLYPSLLPAGIGLIRFRDTLSEGKNFWEERMSIFCTSQTHATKACDRRKERRIQACKMLLKVKTQVLPIKVKGDRSKSVLFDACRVASALNEISDSKNRWKMVRDVWLEMLTYAASQSRGSEHARQLKRGGELLTHVWLLMAHFGMTDQFQISQGHARAKLDVK; encoded by the exons ATGATGCTCACAGCAG CTGTCGGCAGCTTGATCTTGGCGAGAAAGAGGATGATGATGGAGGTGATTCCTCAAAGGTTAAAGGATTTGTGGAAGGAATGGGAGCTGAGAGCACTGGTTTTCCTCAGCCTCGCCTCACAAATCTCTCTAATTCTCATGGGCAATCGCAGGAAGTGTAATCCCAAAATTATGATTAAAGTTCCAGTTTGGTGTGCCTACTTGCTTGCAGATGCCGTAGCAACCATGGCCCTTGGTGTACTCTTAAATAACCTAGGTGAAATCTATGAGAAAAAAGGTTCTGTCGATGACGCCAACAACGAAGTTACTGCATTTTGGGCACCATTCTTTCTGCTTCACTTGGGTGGCCCTGATACTATTACAGCTTACTCTGTAGAAGACAATGAATTGTACTTGCGCCATGCATTTCAACTGGGCGTCCAAACTGTGACCACTCTTTACATATTTCTCACGGCATGGAATGGCTCTCGTCTTTCATTTCTTACAATTCCAATGATTGTGATTGGGTTTATTAAGTATGGAGAGAGGACATGTACTCTTTGGTTAGCAAGCAGGGATCAACTTAGAGATTCTATGCTTACAGATCCTGATCCTGGTCCCAACTATCCCAAATTCATGAACGAGTACTGTTTGAAAGATGCAGAGGGATTTTATGTGGAGCCAAAAGAGGTGAAAGATAAGGTTGAAATAACTATACCTCATCGAGAAGAAGACTCAACTTCTGATGCCAGCAACTTGATTATAGCTCATAGGTTGTTTCAGACATTCAAGCGCCTTTTTGCAGATCTTATCCTCAGTTTCCAGGACCGCGACATTAGTCAATCTTTATTCCAGGAAATGTCTCAGGAAGATGCTTTTAATGTGATTGCCATCGAGCTAGGATTGATGTATGATATGCTTTACACCAAGGCATCTGTAATTTACACTCCTTGCGGTCATGTTCGCCGTCTTATCACTATTATGCTCACCTGCATTGTACTGGGGATTTTCTCTTTTACTGACAAGCAGCATTATTCTAAGGTGAACATTAGTATAACTTACCTTTTGCTAGGTGTGGCAATTTTTCTAGAATTATATGCAGCTTATGCTCTACTTCTCTCAGACCAGTCCAATGTGTGGTTCATTCagcaaaagaaaagcaaatacTTGAAAGCAATTAATTGTATGGAATCAGTGGTTAAACCTCCTAGGTGGTCAAGTTCCATGGGGCAATACAGTCTTACACATGTTTGCCTCAAAGAAAAACCTTGCTACAAAATCCTGAGGTGCGGCTTCATCAGTGAACTATGGGAAAAGCACCGATACAAGAATTACAAAGAATTGCCAAGGTATTTACAAAAGTCAATCTTCAAATATGTCAAGAAGAGATGTGATCAACTAAAGGAAAATATAGGAAGCAATGTTAGTCTTAGGGACTTGTGCACCAAAAGGGGAAGCATTGCGCTTGTAAAGTATAATAAGCATCTTTCTCTTGATTGGAGTATTAAGGACGTTGAATTTGATCAAAGCATTGTTATCTGGCACATTGCAACAGAACTTTGCTATTATTCACGTAGTTGGGGCAACATTTCAGGTGACATCAATCGAAAAATGGGCAAGCTCCTGTCAAGGTACATGATGTTTCTCTTACTTTTGTATCCTTCCTTATTGCCAGCTGGTATAGGCCTTATTAGATTTCGAGACACTCTTTCTGAAGGAAAGAATTTTTGGGAAGAACGAATGTCCATTTTTTGTACGAGCCAAACTCATGCCACAAAAGCTTGTGATCggagaaaggaaagaagaattCAAGCTTGCAAAATGTTACTGAAAGTGAAAACTCAAGTCCTGCCCATTAAAGTTAAAGGAGACAGAAGCAAGTCTGTGTTATTCGATGCATGCAGGGTTGCATCTGCATTGAATGAAATTTCAGATTCAAAGAATAGATGGAAGATGGTCAGAGATGTTTGGTTGGAAATGTTAACTTATGCTGCAAGTCAGAGTCGAGGAAGTGAGCATGCACGTCAGCTAAAACGAGGAGGAGAGCTTCTCACTCATGTCTGGCTCCTTATGGCTCATTTTGGCATGACAGATCAGTTCCAGATATCTCAAGGCCATGCTAGAGCAAAACTGGATGTGAAATAG